In a genomic window of Mucilaginibacter sp. KACC 22063:
- a CDS encoding NADH-quinone oxidoreductase subunit C has protein sequence MGKISNEELLQKLTAQFGEAIASPVEPYNLLTVETSREQIMDVLGWLKTHPELQFIYLTDITGIHYPEQTGKEIGVIYHLHSLVNNVRIRIKVYLADGDVNIPSATALWKGANWMERETYDFFGINFTGHPDLRRILNVDDMTVYPMRKEYPLEDPNRVDKKDYFFGR, from the coding sequence ATGGGTAAGATCAGCAACGAAGAGCTGCTTCAAAAGTTAACTGCACAGTTTGGCGAAGCTATTGCATCGCCGGTAGAGCCATATAACCTGCTTACTGTTGAAACCAGCCGCGAGCAGATTATGGATGTATTAGGCTGGCTGAAAACTCACCCGGAATTACAATTCATTTACCTGACAGATATTACAGGTATCCATTATCCGGAACAAACAGGTAAAGAAATAGGTGTTATTTACCATTTGCACAGCCTGGTTAATAATGTGCGCATCCGTATCAAAGTATATTTGGCTGATGGTGATGTAAACATCCCTTCGGCTACAGCTTTATGGAAAGGCGCTAACTGGATGGAGCGTGAAACATATGATTTCTTTGGCATTAACTTTACCGGTCACCCTGATCTGCGCCGTATTTTAAACGTAGACGATATGACTGTTTATCCGATGCGCAAAGAGTATCCGCTGGAAGATCCGAACCGTGTGGATAAAAAAGATTATTTTTTTGGAAGATAG
- a CDS encoding NADH-quinone oxidoreductase subunit B gives MSDIQIVDAPPGIEGSGFFATSLDKAVGLARSYSLWPLPFATSCCGIEFMATMGSHYDLSRFGAERLSFSPRQADLLMVMGTISKKMAPVLRQVYLQMAEPRWVMAVGACASSGGIFDTYSVLQGIDEVIPVDVYVPGCPPRPEAIIDGFMNIQKLVQTESLRRRDTPEYQALLAKYGIQ, from the coding sequence ATGAGTGATATTCAAATAGTTGATGCGCCTCCGGGTATAGAAGGGTCGGGATTTTTTGCTACGTCGTTAGACAAAGCAGTGGGGCTGGCGCGCTCATATTCTTTATGGCCTTTGCCATTTGCAACATCATGCTGCGGTATCGAATTTATGGCTACAATGGGCTCGCATTATGACCTGTCAAGGTTTGGCGCCGAGCGTTTGAGCTTTTCGCCGCGCCAGGCAGATCTGTTAATGGTAATGGGTACAATTTCAAAAAAAATGGCGCCGGTGCTGCGCCAGGTTTACCTGCAAATGGCCGAACCCCGTTGGGTAATGGCAGTAGGTGCCTGTGCATCAAGCGGTGGTATTTTTGATACCTACTCTGTTTTACAGGGTATTGATGAGGTGATCCCGGTGGATGTTTATGTTCCCGGCTGCCCTCCGCGCCCCGAAGCTATTATTGACGGCTTTATGAACATTCAGAAGCTGGTTCAAACAGAGTCATTGCGAAGAAGAGATACGCCTGAATACCAGGCTTTATTAGCTAAATACGGAATTCAATAA
- a CDS encoding NADH-quinone oxidoreductase subunit A — protein MEAQSLPVNYLPIIFQMIVAIGFVVTTMFFTHKLGPKRNTNDKLTPFESGIEVIGNARTPISIKYFLVAILFVLFDVEVIFMYPWAVNFKDLGKDGMIEMFIFMGTLLLGFIYIIKKGALDWE, from the coding sequence ATGGAAGCACAAAGTTTACCGGTTAATTACCTCCCGATAATTTTTCAAATGATAGTGGCCATTGGTTTTGTGGTAACTACTATGTTCTTTACCCACAAATTAGGTCCTAAGAGAAACACGAACGATAAATTAACGCCATTTGAATCGGGTATTGAAGTAATTGGTAACGCACGTACACCTATTTCCATCAAATACTTCCTGGTGGCTATCCTGTTTGTTTTGTTTGATGTGGAAGTAATATTTATGTACCCCTGGGCAGTAAATTTTAAAGATCTGGGTAAAGATGGCATGATCGAAATGTTCATTTTTATGGGTACTTTATTACTTGGCTTTATCTACATTATCAAAAAAGGTGCGTTAGATTGGGAATGA